One segment of Atribacterota bacterium DNA contains the following:
- a CDS encoding type II toxin-antitoxin system HicB family antitoxin: MIFKVTVEKNESGYYVGEVPALPGCLSQGKSIEELKVNIAEAIEGWLEVMKIGILKKLIKQAGLNIDQFNNL; this comes from the coding sequence ATAATATTCAAAGTAACTGTCGAGAAAAATGAATCTGGTTATTATGTTGGAGAAGTGCCGGCTTTGCCGGGATGTTTAAGTCAAGGTAAATCTATTGAAGAATTAAAGGTAAATATTGCGGAAGCAATCGAAGGTTGGTTGGAGGTTATGAAAATAGGTATTTTAAAGAAATTAATTAAGCAAGCTGGTTTGAATATCGATCAATTTAACAATTTATAA